In Treponema primitia ZAS-2, a genomic segment contains:
- a CDS encoding RrF2 family transcriptional regulator, with translation MRITTRGRYALRASLALAKIGKEGVPVSINSLSEEENISSVFLEQIFFKLRKAGIVSSVRGPGGGFCFAQPLDQLTIKKILDAAGEELNLTACDKHSEDCARLGACLTHSVWADVTELINNFFNSITLASILEKETLEK, from the coding sequence ATGAGAATTACCACAAGAGGTCGTTACGCACTCAGGGCATCCTTGGCATTAGCAAAAATCGGAAAAGAGGGAGTCCCTGTATCCATTAATAGCCTGTCGGAAGAGGAAAATATCTCATCGGTCTTTCTGGAGCAGATTTTTTTTAAGCTCAGGAAAGCGGGGATAGTCTCTTCGGTCCGAGGCCCCGGTGGCGGATTTTGCTTTGCCCAGCCCCTGGATCAGCTCACCATCAAAAAAATTCTGGACGCCGCAGGGGAGGAGCTAAACCTTACCGCCTGCGATAAACATTCCGAGGACTGTGCCCGGCTGGGCGCCTGTCTGACCCACTCGGTATGGGCGGATGTAACCGAGCTGATCAACAATTTCTTCAATAGTATAACCTTGGCCTCTATCCTGGAAAAGGAAACCCTTGAGAAATAG
- the priA gene encoding replication restart helicase PriA, with product MADSAQYLDIVFDVPIRDNPVFTYRMDPKGEAALGKRVMAPFGRREMTGYIIGQRDEAPAALSAGSIKAVRRVVDGEPVFDSGDVELAKWMAGYYLCGLGEALAAMIPSGRRVGGYSSFDDDEDIAQAALSLSEEQEKALAAITAPAEKPPPFYLYGITGSGKTEVFLRAAESAIREGKSVIYLVPEISLTHQTAEAIGKRFGPVAATIHSGMSPSKRLTEWVRIRAGEVHIVVGPRSAVFAPVKNLGLIIIDEEHDGSYKSGNTPRYHARQVAMRRVATSGARLVMGSATPSAEAWKLMKDGGIKRLDLTRRLSGGSPPEIIPVSLEHTEGCLTGELKDEIRKTAQLGRQSILFLNRRGFAYFYHCKQCGFELSCKHCSVSLTYHKSKGRAVCHYCGYSVVPPKACPECGSLEAGFAGFGTEMIEEEVARTFPELRLRRADADTTGRKGSLAETLDIFKAGGMDILLGTQMVAKGLNFPGVRLVGVVLADTGLHMPDFRAAERTFSLIVQVAGRAGRYFPDGKVIVQTLRPHDPAITRACALDVEGFFTAELAQREMLGFPPYTRLIRFTLRSKEAERADGAIARLASIATPLIPRDADVLGPAECPIGIMSGNHRRQLILRGKTMGTLHTAARAILDRYDKGRDAKAYLEVDVDPVSLL from the coding sequence ATGGCCGATTCTGCCCAGTACCTGGATATCGTCTTTGATGTGCCCATCCGGGACAATCCTGTTTTTACCTACCGTATGGACCCCAAAGGCGAAGCGGCCCTGGGAAAACGGGTCATGGCCCCCTTTGGGCGCCGGGAAATGACGGGGTACATAATCGGCCAGCGGGACGAGGCCCCCGCCGCCCTTAGCGCCGGCAGTATAAAGGCGGTACGCCGGGTGGTGGATGGGGAGCCTGTTTTTGACAGCGGCGACGTAGAGCTTGCCAAATGGATGGCCGGCTATTACCTCTGCGGCCTGGGGGAAGCCCTGGCAGCCATGATCCCCTCGGGCCGGCGGGTGGGGGGCTATTCGTCCTTTGATGATGATGAAGATATTGCCCAGGCTGCACTATCACTGTCGGAGGAACAGGAAAAGGCCTTGGCAGCGATTACCGCCCCCGCCGAAAAGCCCCCGCCCTTCTACCTGTACGGCATCACTGGGTCAGGAAAAACCGAGGTGTTCCTCCGCGCCGCAGAGTCGGCGATCCGGGAGGGGAAATCGGTAATTTACCTGGTCCCTGAAATTTCCCTGACCCACCAAACCGCCGAGGCTATCGGAAAACGATTCGGCCCGGTGGCAGCCACCATCCATTCCGGGATGAGCCCCAGCAAGCGGCTTACCGAGTGGGTGCGTATACGAGCCGGGGAAGTACATATCGTGGTGGGCCCCCGGAGCGCGGTTTTTGCGCCGGTGAAGAACCTGGGGCTGATCATCATTGATGAGGAACACGACGGCTCCTACAAGTCCGGAAACACCCCCCGCTACCATGCCCGGCAGGTGGCCATGCGCAGGGTTGCGACCAGCGGGGCCCGGCTGGTCATGGGGTCAGCCACACCCTCGGCGGAGGCCTGGAAGCTCATGAAGGACGGGGGCATCAAGCGGCTGGACCTGACCCGGCGGCTTTCCGGTGGCAGCCCCCCGGAGATCATCCCCGTAAGCCTGGAACATACCGAAGGCTGCCTCACCGGGGAATTAAAAGACGAAATTCGCAAAACCGCCCAACTGGGCAGACAAAGCATACTCTTTCTCAACCGCCGGGGATTCGCCTATTTTTACCATTGCAAACAGTGCGGCTTTGAACTGAGCTGCAAACACTGCTCGGTATCCCTGACCTACCACAAGAGCAAGGGCCGGGCAGTATGCCACTATTGCGGCTATTCGGTGGTTCCCCCCAAGGCTTGCCCGGAATGTGGCTCCCTGGAGGCGGGTTTTGCTGGGTTCGGCACCGAGATGATCGAGGAGGAGGTGGCCCGGACTTTCCCGGAATTGAGGCTGCGCCGGGCGGATGCGGATACCACGGGGCGCAAGGGCAGCCTGGCGGAAACCCTGGACATTTTCAAAGCTGGGGGCATGGACATACTCCTGGGAACCCAAATGGTTGCCAAGGGGCTCAACTTCCCGGGGGTGCGCCTGGTGGGGGTGGTTCTGGCGGATACGGGGCTCCACATGCCGGATTTCCGGGCGGCGGAACGGACCTTCTCCCTGATCGTCCAAGTGGCAGGCCGGGCAGGCCGCTACTTTCCGGACGGCAAGGTGATAGTCCAAACCCTGCGCCCCCATGATCCCGCCATCACCCGGGCCTGCGCCCTGGATGTGGAGGGCTTTTTCACCGCCGAGCTGGCCCAGCGGGAAATGCTGGGCTTCCCCCCCTATACCCGGCTCATACGCTTTACCCTCCGGTCCAAGGAAGCGGAACGGGCGGACGGGGCCATTGCCCGGCTTGCCTCAATTGCCACGCCCCTGATCCCCAGGGACGCGGATGTACTGGGCCCCGCAGAATGCCCCATAGGCATCATGAGCGGAAACCACCGGCGGCAGCTTATACTCCGGGGAAAGACCATGGGCACCCTCCATACCGCAGCCCGGGCCATCCTGGACCGCTATGACAAGGGCCGGGATGCCAAGGCTTACCTTGAGGTGGATGTGGATCCCGTGAGCCTCCTGTAA
- a CDS encoding uracil-DNA glycosylase has product MTAEEKLSLALFLDTAGDFFRDGYHKPREPSAFTDDPEKASAAEKVTDTVTRPSPEALGVEKVTVTVSDTLEAVAADIVRCVACPLHGGRSQAVPGEGVERPLVMVIGEGPGADEDASGRPFVGKAGQLLDKMLGSVGLSREKNCFIANVVKCRPPDNRDPLVEETESCAPFLARQIRLLEPRIILCAGRVAAQTLLKTGSPIGSLRGQFTPYHVHETLSIPVLATYHPSALLRDDTYKRPAWEDLKLLRQRLIEIDESYAREAGEGGV; this is encoded by the coding sequence ATGACCGCCGAAGAAAAATTGAGCCTTGCCCTGTTCCTTGACACTGCGGGGGATTTTTTCCGGGATGGCTACCATAAGCCCCGGGAACCCAGTGCCTTCACCGATGACCCGGAAAAGGCATCAGCCGCCGAAAAGGTGACTGACACCGTTACGAGGCCCTCACCGGAGGCGCTGGGCGTCGAAAAGGTGACTGTCACCGTTTCAGACACCCTGGAAGCGGTGGCGGCGGATATTGTCCGCTGTGTTGCTTGCCCCTTGCACGGCGGGCGGAGCCAGGCGGTCCCCGGCGAGGGGGTGGAGCGGCCCTTGGTCATGGTTATTGGGGAAGGCCCCGGGGCGGATGAAGATGCCTCGGGGCGGCCTTTTGTGGGTAAGGCGGGACAGCTCCTGGACAAGATGCTTGGTTCGGTGGGGCTTTCCCGGGAGAAAAACTGCTTTATCGCCAATGTGGTAAAATGCCGGCCTCCGGATAACCGGGACCCCCTGGTTGAGGAAACCGAATCATGCGCCCCCTTCCTTGCCCGGCAGATACGCCTCCTGGAACCCCGGATTATTCTCTGTGCGGGACGAGTCGCCGCCCAGACCCTGCTTAAAACCGGGTCTCCCATCGGAAGCCTCCGGGGGCAGTTCACCCCTTACCATGTACATGAAACCCTGAGTATCCCCGTTTTAGCCACCTACCATCCCAGTGCCCTGCTCCGGGATGATACCTACAAACGCCCCGCCTGGGAGGACCTGAAACTGCTCAGGCAGCGTCTCATAGAAATTGATGAAAGCTACGCCCGGGAGGCCGGGGAAGGCGGCGTTTAG